A stretch of the Archaeoglobus neptunius genome encodes the following:
- a CDS encoding tRNA(Ile)(2)-agmatinylcytidine synthase, producing MRVWVGIDDTDSSRGMCTTYLATLIMERVESELGRVEGFPRLIRLNPTIPYKTRGNGAVSFLVDVEDREDLMEVVNEVVLEHAMIEDENTDPGVVFVDDDLALKLKSFADRAMKDVVMLDEALFLIGKYFIPHLKYKKGRGLIGALAAVGAELNDHTLELIAYRYPEKFGTEREYDEESFFDMDFELYPLTFDNVDWCNEKVVCIPNTPCPVLYGLRGESVEALYDALDMIRTEPYDRKMIFITNHATDMHIIDTDRISITGLENYRSYKVTGRVTGEPYDIEGGHVFFEIDTRFGEIKCAAFEPTKQFRNIIRQLRPGDEVEVYGSMKKDTINLEKIRIVKLAKVYVERNPICAICGKRMESAGKGQGFRCRKCKTRASRKVKELLSREIETGFYEVPPSARRHLSRPLIRMDGDKRHIFR from the coding sequence ATGAGGGTCTGGGTAGGAATTGATGATACGGACAGCAGCAGGGGGATGTGCACAACGTATCTCGCAACTCTCATCATGGAGAGAGTTGAGAGTGAGCTGGGGAGAGTTGAGGGGTTCCCAAGGCTTATAAGACTTAACCCCACAATTCCGTACAAAACGAGAGGGAATGGTGCGGTAAGCTTTCTTGTGGACGTTGAGGACAGGGAAGATCTTATGGAGGTCGTAAATGAGGTGGTTCTTGAACATGCAATGATTGAGGACGAGAACACAGATCCCGGTGTGGTTTTTGTCGACGATGATCTGGCACTTAAGCTGAAGAGCTTTGCAGACAGGGCCATGAAAGACGTCGTAATGCTTGATGAAGCTCTTTTCCTGATCGGAAAGTATTTCATCCCGCATCTTAAGTACAAAAAAGGAAGGGGATTGATTGGAGCGCTTGCTGCAGTGGGTGCAGAGTTGAATGACCATACGCTTGAGCTAATAGCGTACCGGTATCCAGAAAAGTTCGGAACTGAGAGAGAGTACGATGAAGAAAGTTTCTTCGATATGGATTTTGAGCTGTATCCCCTGACCTTCGACAATGTTGACTGGTGTAATGAAAAGGTTGTCTGCATTCCAAACACACCGTGTCCTGTGCTTTACGGATTGAGAGGGGAGAGCGTAGAGGCTCTCTACGATGCACTCGACATGATCAGAACCGAACCCTATGACAGAAAAATGATCTTTATAACAAATCATGCAACAGACATGCACATTATAGATACGGACAGGATCAGCATAACAGGGCTTGAGAACTATCGCTCATATAAGGTGACGGGTAGAGTTACGGGAGAACCCTATGACATCGAGGGGGGTCATGTATTCTTCGAAATTGACACCAGGTTTGGTGAGATTAAATGTGCAGCCTTTGAGCCAACCAAGCAGTTCAGAAACATAATCAGACAGCTCAGACCCGGAGATGAGGTTGAGGTTTACGGATCGATGAAAAAGGATACCATCAATCTTGAGAAGATCAGGATCGTGAAACTGGCCAAGGTGTATGTTGAGAGAAACCCAATCTGCGCCATCTGCGGAAAAAGGATGGAGTCTGCAGGAAAAGGACAGGGATTCAGATGCAGAAAATGCAAAACAAGGGCGTCGCGAAAGGTTAAGGAGCTACTAAGTAGAGAGATCGAAACAGGATTTTATGAAGTTCCACCTTCTGCAAGAAGACACCTTTCTAGGCCGCTTATCAGGATGGATGGTGATAAAAGACACATTTTCCGATAA
- a CDS encoding DHA2 family efflux MFS transporter permease subunit: protein MSDNILKSWIAFLPVSAGLFMVLLDVSVLNVALPRIAEDFRATMSDLQWIMNAYTLTMVVLLVITGRIGDMVRRDRFFIFGMAIFTLGSFLCAQSWNTQSIIAFRALQAVGGTILSGNTLAIAAELFPPGKRGEVMGLNAILIASSFTLGPIIGGWLTTNFSWHWVFYINVPIGIISIIGAWFLLPPLGGKEKVPVDLLGAALLSIGLGALTLGIIKGQDWGWTNQKTISCFIVAIPYLIAFIMREITYEYPMLDLSLFKIRNFSVCMAATPILFFGMSASLFVIPYFLQGLKFLSAEDSGYWMVAIPIMNTLVAPISGRLSDRINPKYLMTLGPILFAVGLYNLTHIYLDIGYWEFFALIAPMGLGMGLLMSPSFNVMISSVPIEKVGMANGTIRSMNTLAQAMGVAVGGVLLTARMKEWIPGYANQVPDPGTMRILLNYARYGYPAPLIAMVEGFIDSMQHVFTIMVLFPLITAVIIAVFLKGGEHLSRVRTATAY from the coding sequence ATGTCCGATAATATCCTCAAGAGCTGGATAGCCTTCCTTCCTGTAAGTGCCGGACTGTTTATGGTTCTGCTGGATGTGAGCGTTCTGAACGTTGCCCTCCCGAGAATTGCAGAGGACTTCAGGGCTACAATGTCGGATCTCCAATGGATAATGAATGCATACACCCTTACCATGGTTGTTCTTCTGGTCATCACCGGCAGAATAGGAGATATGGTAAGGAGAGATCGGTTTTTCATCTTTGGGATGGCAATATTCACACTGGGCAGTTTTCTGTGCGCACAATCGTGGAATACTCAGTCGATTATCGCCTTCAGAGCCCTGCAGGCTGTTGGCGGAACAATACTCAGCGGAAATACTCTTGCCATCGCAGCAGAGCTGTTTCCTCCCGGTAAAAGGGGAGAAGTCATGGGACTCAATGCCATTTTAATAGCGTCGAGCTTTACACTCGGTCCGATTATTGGTGGATGGCTGACAACGAACTTTAGCTGGCACTGGGTGTTCTACATCAACGTTCCAATTGGGATCATTTCCATAATCGGAGCGTGGTTCCTTCTTCCCCCACTGGGTGGTAAGGAAAAGGTACCTGTGGATCTGCTTGGGGCGGCTCTGCTATCGATCGGATTGGGGGCTCTAACTCTTGGAATTATCAAGGGTCAGGACTGGGGATGGACGAATCAGAAGACCATATCATGCTTTATTGTGGCTATCCCATACCTAATCGCCTTTATTATGAGGGAAATAACCTATGAGTATCCTATGCTGGATTTAAGTCTTTTTAAAATCAGAAATTTCAGCGTATGCATGGCGGCCACACCCATTTTATTTTTTGGCATGTCTGCATCTCTGTTCGTCATCCCCTACTTTTTACAGGGTCTGAAATTTCTCAGTGCTGAGGATTCGGGATACTGGATGGTCGCCATACCTATCATGAATACACTCGTTGCACCGATTTCGGGGAGACTGAGCGATAGGATAAATCCGAAGTATCTAATGACACTCGGTCCAATTCTTTTTGCTGTCGGTCTGTATAATCTGACCCACATCTACCTCGATATTGGCTACTGGGAATTCTTTGCCCTCATAGCGCCAATGGGTCTTGGAATGGGATTGCTCATGTCCCCCTCATTCAACGTGATGATCTCTTCAGTCCCCATTGAGAAGGTGGGTATGGCCAATGGAACTATCAGGTCAATGAACACTCTGGCGCAGGCCATGGGTGTGGCTGTTGGCGGTGTTCTTCTCACTGCCAGAATGAAAGAGTGGATTCCGGGTTATGCAAATCAGGTTCCGGATCCCGGTACCATGAGAATACTGCTGAACTATGCAAGATACGGATATCCGGCACCGCTAATTGCCATGGTCGAGGGCTTCATTGACAGCATGCAGCACGTCTTCACAATCATGGTGCTGTTTCCGCTGATAACTGCAGTCATAATAGCAGTATTCCTGAAGGGTGGTGAACACCTGAGCAGAGTGAGAACCGCAACAGCTTATTAA
- a CDS encoding translin: MEIEECRNKLISLERAREELLTLVRDLRTNSTKATALLHAGDIEGAEEKIQRALKVLEKVVRFRKFPEIYYSLTHDAMQELVEAFAFHKAVKGEFSFSIDLDIEPSAMVTGLADLIGELRRYALNRLVEGNFEDAERMMVLMEKIYDELVSFTFLPEKLVPGLRRKLDVARAGIERTKSDYIAAKVARLNEGLGRN, translated from the coding sequence ATGGAAATTGAGGAATGCAGAAACAAATTGATTTCACTTGAGAGGGCCAGAGAGGAGCTTCTCACACTTGTCAGAGATTTGAGGACGAATTCCACAAAGGCAACTGCCCTACTTCACGCTGGAGACATCGAAGGGGCGGAAGAAAAAATCCAGAGAGCTTTGAAAGTACTTGAAAAGGTCGTGAGGTTCAGAAAATTTCCCGAAATTTACTACTCCCTCACACACGATGCCATGCAGGAGCTTGTAGAAGCATTTGCTTTCCACAAAGCAGTAAAGGGGGAATTCAGCTTTTCAATTGATCTTGATATAGAGCCATCGGCAATGGTTACGGGACTGGCAGATTTGATCGGAGAACTTAGAAGGTACGCATTGAACAGGCTGGTTGAGGGGAATTTCGAAGATGCAGAAAGGATGATGGTGCTGATGGAGAAAATATATGATGAGCTAGTATCTTTCACGTTTCTGCCGGAAAAGCTCGTTCCCGGGTTGAGAAGGAAACTTGATGTTGCAAGAGCAGGTATCGAGAGAACGAAATCTGATTATATCGCAGCAAAGGTAGCGAGATTGAATGAGGGTCTGGGTAGGAATTGA